The genome window CTAAGAATATCCAAAATTCCTAACATGAAAAAGTATGATGGTAAAAAGCTCACCGGAAATGTAGGCTGATGAAAATCACCCTTAAAAACAGTATCAAGATCATGAAATAGACGGTGTTCAGGTGTATCATAGCGACCGTCACAGAGATCAAGACCACCCAAGAAAGCTGTAATTTTTCGATTATTACCATCGCCCTGTGTATCCACAAGCACACACTTCTGGTGGTGTGTGAACATGGTTCCAACAATCTGGAAACAATAGCCAAATTCATAAATCACAAACACATTTCTCAGAGAGTCAAGATGGGTAAAAAGGAATCAATCCAACAAAAAAATTCAGAGTTCAAGTGCCACTGTGCCAGTACAAGCCAATGCCAAACAATAACTGAACCCCAAGTAGACAATATATATACCATTACCAAAAAAGAGAACTGAGCAGGTGTTTACACAAAGTCAGACCTGAAAAGAGATTACAAGATCTACTAGCACCTCCACGCCATCTACCCTAGCTTCTTTACACTAAAAAATAACAGGGGTAAACATTTGGCTTCACCTGTGTGAAGAGATTGATGCTCCCTAAAAAACGCTAttgttttttcctttatttttttttggtttcatgTTGCCCACATCAGGCAGTGAGGGATTGTTTCCCAGATTTTTCTAACAAAGCACTTTACCCCCACAAGGTCTCCAAATAATTAGGCAATCCTTGATGCATTTTATGGCAAAAAATGGCCAATGAGTTTGAAACAAAAACCATATTTATCCTGCATGTTTGCATTTGATGGAATGATATTGATTCATCCCACTGAAGGGAGGACAAGAGTTCCCATCAAGCAACAAACAGCAACGCCTTTTTTAAAAACCTCATGATTTTTGTTCAACATTGAAAAATTATTCTTGACAAGAACATGCAATGTTAAAGCCAGTAATCTGCTCTGAATAGCCAAGACAAAACTGATGGAAGGTAGGTGAGCTGTTGAAAGTTGTATAAACTAAGTATTACATACAGATGAAGTAATAGAATATAAGAGAACTCACTTGCTGTTTAATAAAGCTAAGCTTACTGCTGGCATAACGAGGTGACAGAACACAAATCACAGATGAGTGTTTAAAAAACTTCTTGGTCTCCTCATCGTGGGTCGCCATTATTCCTGCCTGCATCCAGTGTCATCttgaataaatattataaacaaaaattgaaataaaaatattcatcaaAATAAAACTTACAGCATGGATCATCCCATCAACTACACAAACAAACAGTGGTGAAAAATTATCGTACAAAACAGCATAAACATAGGTTTTTACACATTTTACACTGTAACAATGTCATCTTCACTTTTCATCTAAATTTTCCTTTCAACTTTACTGTCAATTTGGACTAGAAATTCATTACATACACACATGCAGGATTGTGTATTGAAGACTATACCATGATGGTTGATAAAATAAAtcccccaaaaaaaagaaagaaagaaagaaagatggaactttatattgtttaaaatatagtCTCTTCATGAACAGCAGGGCTTTAAGTCAAGTAAATTGCTAGTGCAGGGATAGCaacatataaagtataaataGTTCAATGAATTAACACAATGaacttttattgttattttactCTGTAAAATTTTAATCTCAAGCCTCTTCTCTGTGAATAATCATGTACACAATGAACTTTTTACACTTTTCCTCTAAGAATCACATATGCAACAAACTTTGGACTTGGACTTCTTCACTACAGACACAACAAACTTTAGATTTTGACTTCATAGTCCGTCACGAACACTTGAATATACAAATGAAACCTTTGGGTCGACTAATAGATGCTTGGTCACAATTCACAAACACTTGAATGCTATGCATGATCAAGGCTCGATGCTCAATTATGAATCAAGCCTTGGGCTTGATCAATTGATGCTTCATCATGAACAAAGGTGAGCAAATGCTAACAGAGGCTTGGACTTGATGACTTAAAGAACTAATTGATAGTCTTCTCAGAACTTGATACCTACTTTATTCTCAAAAACTAGGGGATATAAAAACATTGCAACAAGTAACACAACATATTTTGGAAATGATTATGGTTCCTCCAAAGAAAACTCCTTTCATTCCTCTTAACCGAAGGCAATTAAACCATCAGAAGGCATTAAGACTTATATCATTGAACAGTTTTTGTAATACAGAGTAAAACACAAAGCCAAACTCATACCGtgttaatgaagaacttgtcgTGAGAGGTCTTGTCATCCCAAACTAATAACAGAACTCGAACACCTTCCTGGGATTTGTACTTCAGCAATTCACCAAGAGTCAAATCCCCTCCGGCCGGCAAGTCTCTTGTAGGCTCTCTTATCAATTTAATCTTCTGGTAAACAGACCATCCGACAATGTATACCAAATGATGAGCCTCGGAGATGGCGAGACATATGTCTTCCCAACAAGAACCTCGTTCATACACTATTCCCCCATCTAGCTTAACCTCCGGCAGTTCCAAATTGTTCCTAACATGAGCGTCTTGATACAGCTTCACTGAGCATCCTTTTCTCAAGGGAAAATAAGTGTTTCTAACACCTAATCGCTCAGGATCGCCTGCAATTCCGTGCTTATACAGGGGATTGGTTTCAAACGGAATGAACTTCATTTCAATACGGAGAGCTGCTCCCGGTTTGGGAGGCTTCCCGGAGTGGTCAATCAGTTCAAACCAATCCGAAATTAAATCGCCGCTGGCAATATCCTTGGCCGGAATTTTCACTTTCCCTATACACTGAGCTCCGAATACATCGTTATCCTTCACGCGAAACTCCAAGCACGCCATGGGATGAGCCAGTGGGATGAGAAAATGCTCCTCCCACACCGGATTCTGCGCGTTGGGGATTACGCGAGTACGTGCGAGTATAGTTTGAGGCGCCGAAACAGTGACGTAAGCGTCAGAAGCTATAACTCCCTTGAGGTGATTTTTCCTTTCCGAGTAACTCGACATGGTAGCCCCGCCGTTGTCAGGGGCGTGGTCAGGCTTCCGGCACACGTCGCAGGCGAAACAGCGGCGGAGCGTCTCGGCGGCCAAGTCCATGTTCGGCAATTTTCGCGCCTCAATGATGTGTAGCTGCAAATCTCCATGCAAATACACCGACTCCTCCACGGAATTTTCACCCATTTTCGACGATTTCTTCCGGAGCGGTTACCATTCAAACCTTCGCAAATCGCAACAACGCTTCTACCggtataacaaaaaataaaataaaatgaaaattccCAATAGTGTTTTTTATGTTCTTCGATGCAAACGCCGCCGTATTCAAATGGGAGAATTGAAGGAAATTGAGAAGGGATATCCTGAGCGCGGGGCGTTTGAGCGGTAATCACGTGGCGGAGGGACTGAAAACACGACGGAGTTGGGTGTTCGGCGGGCCGATGAGTGGGAAAGAGACCGATCGGCGGCACGTGGCCGGGGGCAGTTCGTTTCGTGGCGGATTCAACGGTTACATCACGCCAACAGCTAAACGGTTATTAAATCAGCATTCACATATGAAATTACCGTTTTGTCCTATTGGTAAGGAATAGTGTCGAACCCAAGAACCAAAACCAATTTGGTTGGTAGTaatttaattgttcaatttagtctattaatattaaaaagataacaattcaataaaattatgaaaagttGCATATTTGGTCATACTTACATTGGTCTCATCATTTGTCATCTGTTGAGATTTTTAAGAGGACAGATGATGAGTTGTGTgatgatagatatatataattaatttttaatgttgttaGCGATTATTAACTAAGCTATTGAGTTTACAAAAGAATTTTTACATACAAAAAATCTAAGTTATTTATTTGATGAATTTCTCTTAAAAGAAACCTGTAAAATTTAACATCTTGTGTCTTAAAAGTTATAGTTTGATTACTCTTATTGCTTAGAGGAAAATCAAGAAACGAAATCATTACAATTGAAAAATCCAAATAGGGTACCAACACATCAATTTTGGGAGAGTGGATTGAATGCAATTACGtcaaaatttaaactgttttaaAGGTAtcataatttttctttaaataagaATCAAACTTTGTACGTGCAATCGGTATTGGATTTAAATTAATATCATAATAGTGAGAATATTTGATGCTatatacctaaaaaaaaataatgtccaCTTTAATAAAAGTATGTTATTAACCTTTTTAATCAAAACAACATTCTCTAGTGTGGTGTAAGAATGAATTTGTCAACCTATTTCACACTAAATTAAGAATGAGACAAAAAGATGACCTTTTATCATCCATCACACATATATAGGCTAAAATCTATTTATAGTTGCATGGATAGAAAGTTATAGAAATTTCAACTTCCCTTAGAGCATTCATAGGACGCGTTTgagaaacaaaaattaatgagtCCCACATTCTGAAAAAACCCCATTCCTTGTAGATTAGCATGGAGTTTCTCTCTCTTGCACTATCTCTCTTACATGGTTTAAGTTACTGTACcaaaaactctaaaaaaaataataaaaaatcactTATAAGCATGCTCTTAGATAAAATGACATGGATAAGTCATGTAAATTTAACTTAGATTGGACAAGGTGGTTACCTACTAGCCACATTGTCACGACATCTATAGAAACTTTGATGATAGTAACTTAACTTATTACAAATTTTGTACAACTTCTAAGAGACAACTATTAAGTTACATAAAAAGCCTTCAAACTTAACTAGTAAGTTACACTaagggcgtttggttcaagttatataagataactaaggttattgatacactctcatttatacctattttacttgtgtttttatgtaggttttatagttaattgtgtgataaaatgttgtatccaatgcttatttctttgtttttatatttaaaatggtataatgcttggtttagatgtttttgatgtgtttagaagtgcattaaaaccatttgggagcaaaagccaatccaaacgagccaaagagttgaaattcccgctaccatggcgacacctcggtaattggaccatatctcagcgtaggaatatccaaatgaggtgattcttgaaccattggaaagaagacttcaagggctacaactcttatgaagacatcaaggCTTGATtcgaaagggaaaatggtcaaaatcaGGCTGCAAGCTGGAACTGCGTCCCAGGAatattttcgacgcgtcgaatccaacattcgacgcgtcgaaactCCAAAAAATGAGGCAGAATGGCCTCATTTCGGCACTATAAatattcgacgcgtcgaatgtcgcagatctgcgattctcagcttctaaaaattgtcatttttgcccctCTTTCTCCACTCACtttaaaaacatcattttctcttcaaaccctatCTGTTGGCTGCTGGTCCTTgtcagaaaaagaggaaaaagaacaaagaatagaagcttcatcatctccaaaagccaaagaagaaatcatcacaacttttgaaaaggagatcaaagaaaagagcttggaggcatcatttgggagaatatcttcctttctcttttctattttgaactttattgaatatttgttggatctattttagccatgttaggctaaaactctcttttgggatttttgggtataaaagtgtttatgaacctatgtgcctagttcttaatttgttttaatgaaatatctatttgggtttattgcttgtgttgcaattgtgatttatgttgttgatacttgtaattagatgcatatgattgcttgtacctttgctagatttgtctatgaatcaaagagcacccgcaattgcacttgactattgcacctcgagagaggacaatttggttaagggatttattgtgaatagctcacgagagtgagtattccaattgtgaatagcccaNTTATATTGTGagtagctcacgagagtgagtattccaattaccgtattttgggtttgagttacgagagtaacctttcccttttagatgacaattctccacacttgtttaacccaaataattatttcactttagattggcactaggtgattaaacacttcaaCTCCCAAAAATTCCGCTTGtacctctttgaatacaaaaacccgtttgccttgttttaattatcttgtttgcatattcatagataatcatccattgttaacgtaagaatagcttcttgcgaatataattagtaactagtgcttgataccccacttccctgtggttcgataaccccggaatactccgggtatttgtatgtggttttatgctTCGACCAGTTATATTTGCTTGGTAATATAAGAttctcatgtttggttcaagttatgtaagattcccagggaatgtaacataacctcccgatgaagtttttagctattggaagggaatgtgagatacaccccgatttcttaggtaatctcacattcccttatcttattcctaatattgagcttttagcattttaattaattttatttctgttgtcttatttacctacttcaattttaaaccaaacacaggaatctaacattcccagttATCTAATATTCCCAGTAATCTAACATTgcctaaggtaatctaacattccgtgaaccaaacgccccctagtACACACTAGTACAATAAAATAAGATCTAAGTTATTTCAACTAGTACACTaaagccaaggaccttgtagtccagtggcatcaaacccttctctttatacgggaggtggtgggttcgagtagTTAAGATTATAAGATAAATACTAATAAAGTATCTTTATTTTTGCTTTCTTACATTTTTGTCttcttgtattttttgtttttaatttaacttaGATTGGACAATGTGGTTACCCACTAGCCACATCGTCACAACCTCAACAACGTTAGTGTTACCAAACCATATCCAACAAATTGTAACTTGTTATAGAACACCAAATAATCCCCAACTCCACAATGTACATGTATACCAAGGAAATGTGTGAAAATCTAAATTACATTTACTCCATAAATCTCCCACAAATACTTgcataaatacggagtataagaaATTAGCATTAATTTGCAGTCAAATTTGGTGATTTCTGTACTGCAATTTCATATATGTTACAAGAAAGAATTTAATTGTTCATTGACAGTATAAATTGCATgtacaacatatacatacatagagGTAAATATGGACTCAACCCAGAGCCACACTCCTCTTTGAACTTGAATGTATTTTAAAGGTAAAGATTACATCTTTCTGGCATGTaaaataaccttttttttttactggaTTGTGAACAATTCACACTTCACTCAATCAAACTTACAGTGACATTCACTGGAAAACACAATGGATAAGGTAAAATATCATATCAGGTTGTCAAAAGATCAAGAATAACAGGAGAGTATGCTCCCATTATTTTGCCCCCAACATCTGGGAAATTCTCAAATCCAGATAGTGAACTTACTCTCCCATCTCTATTCACATCCAGAGGATACCTTAGAAGATGACCCTGCAAGGGAGCAGTGAAACTCTCGGCCGTGTATTTTTCCCAGTTATCTCGGGCGATTTCATTCACTCTCGTCACACACTCCAGCGTCTCGGGCTTTTTGAAACATTCCTCCACTTTCCCGAGGTGTTCTTCCCACAACGACATTCTGTACCCATATATCTGCGGGTATTGANTTATATTGTGagtagctcacgagagtgagtattccaattaccgtattttgggtttgagttacgagagtaacctttcccttttagatgacaattctccacacttgtttaacccaaataattatttcactttagattggcactaggtgattaaacacttcaaCTCCCAAAAATTCCGCTTGtacctctttgaatacaaaaacccgtttgccttgttttaattatcttgtttgcatattcatagataatcatccattgttaacgtaagaatagcttcttgcgaatataattagtaactagtgcttgataccccacttccctgtggttcgataaccccggaatactccgggtatttgtatgtggttttatgctTCGACCAGTTATATTTGCTTGGTAATATAAGAttctcatgtttggttcaagttatgtaagattcccagggaatgtaacataacctcccgatgaagtttttagctattggaagggaatgtgagatacaccccgatttcttaggtaatctcacattcccttatcttattcctaatattgagcttttagcattttaattaattttatttctgttgtcttatttacctacttcaattttaaaccaaacacaggaatctaacattcccagttATCTAATATTCCCAGTAATCTAACATTgcctaaggtaatctaacattccgtgaaccaaacgccccctagtACACACTAGTACAATAAAATAAGATCTAAGTTATTTCAACTAGTACACTaaagccaaggaccttgtagtccagtggcatcaaacccttctctttatacgggaggtggtgggttcgagtagTTAAGATTATAAGATAAATACTAATAAAGTATCTTTATTTTTGCTTTCTTACATTTTTGTCttcttgtattttttgtttttaatttaacttaGATTGGACAATGTGGTTACCCACTAGCCACATCGTCACAACCTCAACAACGTTAGTGTTACCAAACCATATCCAACAAATTGTAACTTGTTATAGAACACCAAATAATCCCCAACTCCACAATGTACATGTATACCAAGGAAATGTGTGAAAATCTAAATTACATTTACTCCATAAATCTCCCACAAATACTTgcataaatacggagtataagaaATTAGCATTAATTTGCAGTCAAATTTGGTGATTTCTGTACTGCAATTTCATATATGTTACAAGAAAGAATTTAATTGTTCATTGACAGTATAAATTGCATgtacaacatatacatacatagagGTAAATATGGACTCAACCCAGAGCCACACTCCTCTTTGAACTTGAATGTATTTTAAAGGTAAAGATTACATCTTTCTGGCATGTaaaataaccttttttttttactggaTTGTGAACAATTCACACTTCACTCAATCAAACTTACAGTGACATTCACTGGAAAACACAATGGATAAGGTAAAATATCATATCAGGTTGTCAAAAGATCAAGAATAACAGGAGAGTATGCTCCCATTATTTTGCCCCCAACATCTGGGAAATTCTCAAATCCAGATAGTGAACTTACTCTCCCATCTCTATTCACATCCAGAGGATACCTTAGAAGATGACCCTGCAAGGGAGCAGTGAAACTCTCGGCCGTGTATTTTTCCCAGTTATCTCGGGCGATTTCATTCACTCTCGTCACACACTCCAGCGTCTCGGGCTTTTTGAAACATTCCTCCACTTTCCCGAGGTGTTCTTCCCACAACGACATTCTGTACCCATATATCTGCGGGTATTGATGACAAGACGTGAATAATGTTGTCATACGAGTAGCTGTACTGTTAAAACCGGTTGTGTTCAACTCGTATGGAAATTGTTCTGTCGctattttgagtttttaaaaaaaactttagaTTATGGCAGCCCTTCACCGGCCTTCGCCTAATAATTCCCCCGACACCTGTCAGCCTTAACTacgccacattttcgagagctagggtgttggacttggcctttcagggcctctgcccaacaatcccctaatTTTCCTATActgccacattttcgagaggcagagtgctggacttgacccttcactGGTCTCCGCCCAACAACATCTATCACTATTGGGATGGTGAAGTTATTTTTGTGGTAAAATTACAAGATTTGAACCTGTCCGCGAGGGGAATGCTGCTGCTCTGCCCAGGTATGATAGGGCTGATAGGCGCCCATAGCTATCTCGGTGTCTTTCGAGCCAGCCATAGATCGTTGGTTGATGTTGGCAGATCCCACTATGACATACTCGTCGTCTACTATCATTCCTTTGGAGTGCACATATATCATGAAACGCTGAAACCTGAGCGAATCCGAAACCTGAAGTAGACACACAACTTAGGCATTGCAACTCTATTATTCAAGTCAAGAAATTTCATTTGGGAATTAGAAATTACCTTGTCTGCATCAGACTGGCTCAGTGAACTCGGAACATCTTCGCGTTGGCCAAGGCAATAGAAATTTAGATAGTGTGAAGGATGCACAAGAACATCTTTAATCTCTTGTGAAATGATTTCAAACATCATCTGCATTGTTTGGCTCTGTCGAAAAGCAAACAAAATCAAGGAGCGATCCACATTTCCAATCCAAAAACAAGTAACCCTCCATCGTAGAAATCAAGTGGTTTGCAGAGGGGACAAtcccagccaagttggtcaaactgttgacttggtaacccaGTGGACACCCTCGGGCCTCGGGTAATAGCAGCAGGTTTCCCTatttgctcaaaaaaaaaaaaagcagtctGCAAATTACCTGCCAAAAGAGGATTTCTTGCATAGGAGCTGACTTGGGGTCTCCCTCGGGCCACATTGGCACAACAACATACACAGCGAACCTTTCTTTGGCTCTGATTTTACTCGCAATTTTCAGTGCCAATTCCATTGGAATCAGATGATCAGCTCCTAGAGTGTCAAGAATGAAGAAAATAACGAGCCAGTAAAATTTCCAGGAACAGATCGATATCTTCACCATTGACAATAATGACAGATAAAACCAAGTAAAAAATTTGTGTACATGGTAACAAGGTTATGTAGAAAGGACCTGCGTCTTTGTACGATGGCCAACCATATGATGACCCGAGAAAATACTGGTTTTCAATATATATGAAGTTCTTAGCTGATCTTATCGCCTGGATATACGCTGTCTGAATGCTTTTGTCTACCACCAGATTCTTTCCACAGATAAGGTTCTGCAGTATTTCGAGCCAAAGATGCAAGATAATATGTTATGTGCCCACAAATCTGTTCTAGGTTAGCATGCTTATAACTCGAAAGAGATTTAGATATAAAGAATGAAGGTGATTTTATACATCACCTGTTTCTCAACAGTGTCAATTAATTTGGGAAAGCCCTTCACAGAACCTGAATCAATGGAACGaaaaatctgcaaaaaaaataaaacgaaGGATTTCTAAGGTTCCCACCAGGAAAATGCACACTATCACGAGAAATATCCAACCTGAACATGCCAATTTCTTGAGCTATCCGCCTCGTTTACATAGAGGTTGGGGTCATCCCCTGGAATGGAGGTGGTTTCCTTTCCAATAGAAAAGGCAGGGCTGAGTATCCACGATATTCGTTCGACTTTTATCATTGCATCGTCGTGCCATTTAGACCTACGCTTTTTCCCAAAAGCGAATTCTCTCCACCTCGTTGCTCTCCTCCATCGTTGCGCAAAGTTTATAAGCACATCATATGCAGCAGGCCCATCAATTCTGCAGTGTAAGTCATGCCACGGCTGCCTTGGAGCTTTCGTCCCTGCCTAATATCAGCAACATAGAGAAAGGGGAAAAATATCGATGAAGAAACAAATGCAGAAAGATTCATTTGAACAAATGGCTGATACTTCAATTGCTCTGAACAACTAAACACATCCTAAGAATATACAAACACAATAaggtaaagagaa of Ipomoea triloba cultivar NCNSP0323 chromosome 3, ASM357664v1 contains these proteins:
- the LOC116012018 gene encoding phospholipase D delta-like — translated: MTDYPTDFMYLHGDLQLHIIQASNLPNMDLTSFRLRRWFACDVCRKNDSAGGGGGGDGAVSNRNKKIHHRGVIIGDAYVTVLALQTTLARTRVIPNSPNPMWDEHFHIPLAHRVAYLEFRVKDTDVFGAQIMGSVKIAAKDIAAGGTISNWYDVFDPSGKPPKPGAALRLEMKFIPFESNILYKHGIAGDPQFLGVRRTYFPLRKGCSVKLYQDAHVKDSNLKLPEVELDVDGGITYERGTCWEDICHAISEAHHLVYIVGWSVRHSTKLVRETRRALPPGGSLTLGELLKYKSEEGVRVLLLVWDDRFSKDAFLPGVMGTHDEETKKFFKHSSVICILSPRRASTKLSFIKQFTVGNMFTHHQKCVLVDTQGENGNRRITAFLGGLDLCDGRYDTPEHRLFHDLDTVFKGDFHQPSLPAGTKAPRQPWHDLHCRIDGPAAYDVLINFAQRWRRATRWREFAFGKKRRSKWHDDAMIKVERISWILSPAFSIGKETTSIPGDDPNLYVNEADSSRNWHVQIFRSIDSGSVKGFPKLIDTVEKQNLICGKNLVVDKSIQTAYIQAIRSAKNFIYIENQYFLGSSYGWPSYKDAGADHLIPMELALKIASKIRAKERFAVYVVVPMWPEGDPKSAPMQEILFWQSQTMQMMFEIISQEIKDVLVHPSHYLNFYCLGQREDVPSSLSQSDADKVSDSLRFQRFMIYVHSKGMIVDDEYVIVGSANINQRSMAGSKDTEIAMGAYQPYHTWAEQQHSPRGQIYGYRMSLWEEHLGKVEECFKKPETLECVTRVNEIARDNWEKYTAESFTAPLQGHLLRYPLDVNRDGRVSSLSGFENFPDVGGKIMGAYSPVILDLLTT